Proteins from a genomic interval of Lolium perenne isolate Kyuss_39 chromosome 1, Kyuss_2.0, whole genome shotgun sequence:
- the LOC127327687 gene encoding FBD-associated F-box protein At4g10400-like, with product MEEAAAVAAGMRATKRRRSDGLDNQQVPPGGGSGGEEQGGLDAIDLISGLPDEVLGTVVSLLPTKDGARTQALSRRWLPLWRSHMAPLNLAVDRDLCSDPSRVAAVVSKILSDHPAPARRLSIHIIPHRGFRAKVAPWFLSEMLAGLQELEVTNPRRKCYPLPRHALTRFAPTLRLLKLSGCRRLRELPSFPRLKQLILYDVGISDDSLQRMISSCAVLESLSLRSVRFGRLCISSQTLRSIDLHALRSKGFELLIDDAPCLERLLPGFPNDGLATIRVIRAPKLHILGFSCLRAYPHSTLELNLRM from the coding sequence atggaggaggcggcggcggtggcggcgggaatGCGCGCTACGAAGAGGCGCAGATCCGATGGACTTGACAACCAGCAAGTGCCACCGgggggcggcagcggcggcgaggaGCAGGGAGGCCTCGACGCCATAGACCTCATCAGCGGCCTCCCAGACGAGGTGCTCGGCACCGTCGTCTCCCTCCTCCCCACCAAGGACGGCGCCCGCACGCAGGCTCTCTCCCGCCGGTGGCTCCCCCTCTGGCGCTCCCACATGGCGCCGCTCAACCTCGCCGTCGACCGCGACCTCTGCAGCGACCCATCGCGCGTCGCGGCGGTGGTCTCCAAGATCCTCTCCGACCATCCCGCCCCGGCTCGCCGCCTCTCCATCCACATCATCCCCCACCGCGGCTTCCGGGCCAAGGTCGCCCCCTGGTTCCTCTCCGAGATGCTCGCCGGCCTCCAGGAGCTCGAGGTCACCAACCCGCGCAGGAAATGCTACCCTCTGCCGCGCCACGCACTGACCCGCTTCGCGCCCACGCTCCGCCTGCTCAAGCTCAGCGGCTGCCGCCGGTTACGCGAGCTGCCGAGCTTTCCGCGCCTCAAGCAGCTAATCCTCTACGACGTCGGCATCTCGGACGACTCTCTTCAACGCATGATCTCCAGCTGCGCGGTTCTGGAAAGCCTTTCGCTGCGGAGCGTGAGGTTTGGCCGCCTTTGCATCAGTTCCCAGACGCTTaggagcattgacctccatgcacTCCGCTCAAAAGGATTTGAGCTGCTCATTGACGACGCCCCTTGTCTAGAGAGGTTGCTACCAGGTTTTCCAAATGATGGTCTCGCGACCATCAGAGTGATCCGGGCTCCTAAGCTGCACATATTAGGTTTTTCTTGTCTGAGGGCATATCCACACTCAACCTTGGAATTAAACTTGCGAATGTAG
- the LOC139829723 gene encoding FBD-associated F-box protein At4g10400-like gives MRAPKRRRSVRVDGKQVPLGASSGMDLESLDDLDLISRLPDDLLGTVVSLLPTKEGARTQALSRRWRPLWRSTSAPLNLVADSSLSGDNARVAVVSKILSDHPGPTRHFSLRIISVHRFPAKVARWFRSEALNGLEELSVTSQRIDRYQVPPHVLNRFVPTLRVLMLDHCQFRDLVALPSFSHLKQLILFDVIISEDSLQCMICGCTALESLWLRNKFGRLCISSRTLRSIKLYAFRAKGAELVIEDAPCLERLLPNCPNDGPATIRVIHAPKLRILGFLSEGISTLHLGSTVFQKMVAVSLTTKMHTMKILALNSTGANLDAVIDFLQCFPCLEKLYVVLDPRKGMRNRRRESKLLKYDPLYPIECLEFHLQKVVIKNYDGDRRPCVDYAKFFVLNAKVLKQIEIGYLNKESDKWMCDQRKQLQVENRASRDAQIELISDRYAIPVNHEYTHESMADPFE, from the exons atGCGTGCTCCAAAGAGGCGTAGATCTGTTCGAGTCGACGGCAAGCAAGTGCCACTGGGGGCTAGCAGCGGCATGGATCTGGAAAGCCTTGACGACCTGGACCTCATAAGCCGCCTCCCCGACGATCTACTCGGCACCGTCGTCTCCCTCCTCCCCACCAAGGAAGGTGCCCGCACGCAGGCCCTTTCTCGCCGTTGGCGCCCACTCTGGCGCTCCACTAGTGCTCCGCTCAACCTTGTGGCGGATAGTAGCCTCTCCGGGGACAACGCGCGCGTCGCGGTGGTCTCCAAGATCCTCTCCGACCATCCAGGCCCGACCCGCCACTTCTCCCTCCGCATCATCTCTGTCCACCGCTTCCCGGCGAAGGTCGCCCGCTGGTTCCGCTCCGAGGCGCTCAATGGCCTCGAGGAGCTCAGTGTCACCAGCCAAAGGATCGACCGCTACCAGGTGCCGCCACACGTTCTGAACCGCTTCGTGCCTACGCTCCGCGTGCTCATGCTCGACCACTGCCAATTCCGTGACCTGGTCGCGCTGCCAAGTTTTTCGCATCTCAAGCAGCTCATCCTGTTTGACGTCATCATCTCGGAGGATTCTCTCCAATGCATGATATGCGGATGCACTGCTTTGGAAAGCCTTTGGCTGCGCAACAAATTTGGTCGCCTTTGCATCAGTTCCCGGACTCTTAGGAGCATCAAACTCTATGCATTTCGCGCAAAAGGAGCTGAGCTGGTCATTGAGGATGCCCCTTGCCTGGAGAGGTTGCTACCAAATTGTCCAAATGATGGTCCGGCGACCATCCGGGTGATACATGCTCCTAAATTGAGAATATTGGGTTTTTTGTCTGAAGGCATATCCACACTCCACCTTGGCAGCACCGTTTTTCAG AAAATGGTTGCAGTCAGCTTGACAACCAAAATGCACACAATGAAGATTTTGGCTCTCAACTCAACTGGCGCTAATCTGGATGCTGTTATTGACTTCCTCCAGTGCTTCCCTTGCCTAGAGAAGCTCTATGTCGTT TTGGATCCAAGAAAAGGCATGAGGAACAGAAGGAG GGAATCAAAATTGTTAAAGTATGACCCACTTTATCCGATTGAATGCTTGGAATTCCATCTACAAAAAGTGGTGATTAAGAATTACGATGGCGACAGGAGGCCATGTGTTGACTATGCCAAGTTCTTCGTTTTGAATGCGAAAGTGTTGAAGCAAATAGAAATAGGGTATCTTAACAAGGAAAGCGACAAATGGATGTGTGATCAGCGTAAGCAGCTTCAGGTGGAGAATAGAGCTTCTCGAGATGCACAAATTGAACtaataagtgatagatatgccattCCCGTGAACCATGAGTACACCCATGAGTCAATGGCTGATCCTTTTGAATAG